A stretch of the Aricia agestis chromosome 15, ilAriAges1.1, whole genome shotgun sequence genome encodes the following:
- the LOC121734181 gene encoding tubulin polyglutamylase ttll6-like has protein sequence MDHSDNAHNLFAEDQSSNPSSTTQSISQTKSTKKKRKRSQITICLTNCRYECIRKVASEFGMREVSEDDAWNFYWTDMSVSVERAKEMKRFQRINHFPGMLEICRKDLLARNLNRMQKIYPKDYNFFPKTWCLPADFSEVINYSKSRKNKTFIIKPECGSQGRGIYLTKSLKDIKPTDKLICQVYLSKPYVVDGYKFDMRVYTLITSCDPLRIFVYNEGLVRFATSRYADPNANNTTNVFMHLTNYALNKHSRTYVYDSEAGSKRKISTLNKILKSQGVDVEGVWQSVDQVIVKTVIAAWPVLKHSYHACFPSHDTVHACFEILGFDILLDHKLHPYILEVNHSPSFHTDTQLDRDVKESLLRDTFTMLNIWQCDRKRVLEEDRKRIRDRLLQNNKLVESPTEDKEPEKSPWQIQIQWEESHLGNFRRVYPVGEVYARLFQQPTGSLYAATASSRARGDCTRAHMDDFQQNKAKAEALKTPSQAKPKEVAKKAKDDANSQKQSIDGEKRKDEVKKNPTVQDNIQSLPKYVTSSFEPDPIVEKEERERVNLLAQRDFLIRSYGLLEQIYLAMKKLGTLRPEDERKYGIYGRLSIVSNSNKTVS, from the exons ATGGACCATAGTGACAACGCTCACAATTTATTTGCGGAGGATCAGTCGTCGAATCCATCTTCAACTACACAGTCGATCTCTCAAACTAAGTCgacaaaaaagaaaagaaaaag ATCTCAAATAACCATTTGTCTAACCAACTGCCGCTATGAATGCATTCGGAAAGTCGCGAGCGAATTTGGTATGCGGGAGGTTTCAGAGGACGACGCTTGGAATTTCTATTGGACCGACATGAGCGTTTCTGTTGAAAGAGCAAAAGAGATGAAAAGATTCCAGAGAATCAACCATTTTCCTGGAATGTTGGAAATATGCAG GAAAGATTTGCTCGCTCGCAATTTGAATAGAATGCAGAAAATCTACCCGAAAGATTATAATTTCTTTCCGAAAACATGGTGTTTGCCTGCTga ttttagcgaagtaataaattatagtaaatctcgaaaaaataaaactttcatTATAAAACCAGAGTGCGGAAGCCAGGGTCGTGGAATTTATTTAACCAAATCTCTGAAGGATATCAAACCTACAGATAAACTCATTTGCCAG GTGTATCTGTCGAAACCGTACGTGGTAGACGGCTACAAGTTCGACATGCGCGTTTACACGTTGATAACATCCTGCGATCCACTACGAATTTTCGTTTACAATGAAGGATTAGTAAG ATTCGCAACGAGTAGATACGCTGATCCGAACGCAAACAACACTACGAACGTGTTTATGCACTTGACGAACTACGCGCTCAACAAGCACAGCCGAACTTATGTGTACGATTCAGAAGCTGGGAGTAAACG CAAGATATCAACTCTGAACAAGATCCTCAAGTCGCAAGGTGTGGACGTGGAGGGGGTGTGGCAATCTGTGGACCAGGTGATCGTGAAGACCGTGATCGCTGCGTGGCCGGTGCTGAAGCACAGCTACCACGCCTGCTTCCCCTCGCACGATACT GTTCACGCCTGCTTTGAAATACTTGGCTTCGATATTCTTCTGGATCACAAACTACATCCTTACATTTTGGAA GTGAACCATTCGCCAAGTTTCCACACCGACACTCAGCTGGACCGAGACGTGAAAGAGAGTCTACTCCGAGATACCTTCACAATGCTTAACATCTGGCAATGCGACAGAAAACGCGTTCTAGAGGAGGACAGAAAGAGAATTAGAGACAGACTGCTCCAGAAtaataa ACTTGTAGAATCCCCAACTGAGGACAAAGAGCCAGAGAAAAGTCCCTGGCAGATACAAATACAATGGGAAGAATCACATCTTGGAAACTTCAG GCGCGTGTACCCAGTCGGCGAGGTGTACGCGCGTCTGTTCCAGCAGCCCACGGGCTCGCTGTACGCCGCCACAGCGTCTTCGCGCGCACGCGGCGACTGCACACGAGCGCATATGGACGACTTCCAG caAAATAAAGCAAAAGCAGAAGCGTTGAAGACCCCATCGCAAGCTAAACCTAAGGAAGTAGCGAAAAAAGCAAAAGACGACGCAAACTCACAAAAGCAATCGATAGATGGAGAAAAGCGAAAGGATGAAGTAAAAAAGAATCCGACT GTCCAAGATAACATTCAGAGTTTACCAAAATACGTCACGAGTTCCTTCGAGCCCGATCCGATTGTGGAGAAGGAAGAGCGAGAGAGAGTAAATTTACTGGCGCAACGAGACTTCCTTATCAGAAGCTATGGACTGCTAGAACAG ATATATCTTGCAATGAAAAAGTTGGGTACACTTCGACCGGAAGATGAACGCAAATATGGAATTTACGGACGTCTCTCTATTGTATCGAACTCAAATAAG ACCGTGAGTTAA
- the LOC121734182 gene encoding ubiquilin-1 has product MAEGQEEPKKITITVKTPKEKQQVEIEEDADIKKLKEVLSPKFSAEPEQLCLIFAGKIMNDADTLKQHNIKDGLTVHLVIKTPPRPEPEGGTRRPPADIGATPFGLNSIGGLAGLESLGLGQSTFMDLQARMQQELLTNPDMLRQVLDNPLVQQMMNNPENMRALITSNPQMQDLMSRNPEISHMLNNPELLRQTMELARNPAMLQELMRSHDRALSNLESIPGGYNALQRVYRDIQEPMLNVASSMAGNPFSGLVDNSDGTNPQQGSENRQPLPNPWQRGGGSGNTGGGTTGPGLINTPGMQSLLQQMSENPRLMQSMLSAPYTNSMLQALSADPEMASQLINQNPMFANNPQLQEQIRTMMPQLLNQMQNPEMQSMMSNPQALNALLQIQQGMEQLRTAAPGLVNTLGFGAAAATATPPTTTASNTTTTNTNTRQQQNSELFTQFMQRMMAAMANNQTNTSQPPEQRYSQQLEQLTAMGFLNRDANLQALIATFGDVNAAVERLLALGQLSMS; this is encoded by the exons ATGGCAGAGGGACAGGAAGAACCTAAAAAGATCACAATAACAGTAAAAACTCCTAAAGAAAAACAACAAGTTGAAATCGAGGAAGATGCGGATATCAAAAAG ctTAAAGAGGTGCTGTCGCCGAAGTTTAGTGCTGAGCCCGAGCAATTATGTCTTATTTTTGCTGGTAAAATCATGAACGATGCAGACACTCTGAAGCAACATAATATCAAGGATGGGCTTACAGTTCATCTCGTTATAAAAACGCCTCCTAGACCGGAGCCCGAAGGTGGAACACGGCGTCCCCCAG CCGATATTGGTGCCACACCATTTGGATTAAACTCCATTGGTGGTCTAGCTGGACTGGAAAGCTTAGGTCTTGGACAGAGTACATTTATGGATTTGCAG GCCCGAATGCAGCAAGAGTTGTTAACAAATCCAGATATGCTAAGGCAAGTGCTAGATAATCCCCTTGTGCAGCAAATGATGAACAATCCAGAGAATATGCGCGCTTTGATAACATCTAACCCTCAGATGCAGGATCTTATGTCG AGAAACCCAGAAATTAGTCACATGTTGAACAACCCCGAGCTGTTGCGTCAGACTATGGAATTGGCTCGGAACCCTGCCATGTTGCAGGAGTTAATGAGGTCTCATGATAGAGCCTTGTCCAACCTCGAGAGTATACCTG GTGGTTACAATGCGCTTCAACGTGTTTACCGTGACATTCAGGAGCCCATGTTGAATGTGGCCAGCAGCATGGCAGGGAATCCGTTTTCGGGACTGGTCGATAACTCTG ATGGCACTAATCCGCAACAGGGCTCAGAAAATAGGCAACCATTGCCAAATCCATGGCAGCGAGGTGGGGGGTCGGGCAACACCGGTGGGGGGACGACTGGACCTGGTCTGATTAACACACCGGGCATGCAGTCTCTGCTGCAGCAAATGTCAGAGAACCCTCGACTCATGCAATCCATGCTGTCTGCGCCATACACCAACAGCATGCTGCAAGCTTTATCTGCTGATCCAGAGATGGCATCACAGCTTATTAATCAG AATCCCATGTTTGCAAACAACCCTCAGCTTCAGGAGCAAATCCGCACAATGATGCCCCAACTACTCAATCAGATGCAAAACCCGGAGATGCAGTCTATGATGTCTAACCCAcag gCTTTGAACGCGCTGCTGCAGATACAGCAGGGCATGGAGCAACTGCGGACGGCGGCGCCCGGCCTCGTGAACACGCTCGGCTtcggcgccgccgccgccaccgccaCGCCGCCCACAACAACCGCTTCtaacaccaccaccaccaatACAAACACCCGCCAGCAACAGAACTCTGAGCTCTTCACGCAG ttCATGCAACGAATGATGGCAGCAATGGCCAACAACCAGACCAACACCTCGCAGCCGCCGGAACAACGCTACTCGCAGCAACTGGAGCAACTCACAGCTATGGGATTCCTAAACAGAGACGCCAACTTACAAG cCCTGATTGCCACATTTGGAGACGTGAATGCGGCTGTGGAGAGGCTACTGGCCCTGGGTCAACTGTCCATGAGCTAA